The Streptococcus sp. S5 genome contains a region encoding:
- a CDS encoding DUF3270 family protein, which translates to MPVRNLRHYDEEFDYIELTKQTQETPIQDYAPEVEPAPQLSELLYFLNIAIFCVLTVVFSFIFLATKMNTFFAFALAIGSSFASIQGFRIYYNKRKN; encoded by the coding sequence ATGCCCGTAAGAAATTTAAGACACTATGATGAAGAATTCGATTATATCGAATTAACTAAACAAACCCAAGAAACCCCTATTCAGGACTACGCTCCTGAAGTTGAACCCGCGCCTCAATTAAGTGAATTGCTATATTTTTTAAATATCGCTATTTTCTGTGTGTTGACAGTTGTGTTTAGTTTTATCTTTTTAGCAACGAAAATGAATACCTTCTTTGCGTTTGCCTTAGCTATTGGTTCTAGCTTTGCTAGTATTCAAGGATTCCGAATTTACTACAATAAACGAAAAAATTAA
- a CDS encoding peptidase U32 family protein — protein MKNIMITATAESVEQAQALIDTGVDRIYVGEKDYGLRLPQTLSHDEINRIAQLVHAAGKELTVAVNALMHQSMMDSIKPFLDFLKEIQADYITVGDAGVFYVLKRDGYPFKTIYDASTMVTSSRQINFWGKQAGASEAVLAREIPSAELFVMAENLQIPAEVLVYGASIIHHSKRPLLQNYYNFIKTEDSVTKDRDLFLAEPGDPNSHYSVYEDKHGTHIFSNNDLNMMTKLSELVEHGFDHWKLDGVYCPGENFVKITEYFVKARDLIQKGTFTQDQAYLFDEEIRKLHPANRGLDTGFYDYEPDRVK, from the coding sequence ATGAAAAATATTATGATTACAGCAACAGCAGAGAGTGTTGAGCAAGCACAAGCCCTGATTGATACAGGGGTTGACCGAATCTATGTCGGTGAAAAAGATTACGGATTACGATTGCCTCAAACTTTAAGCCATGACGAAATAAATCGAATTGCCCAATTAGTCCATGCTGCTGGCAAAGAATTGACAGTGGCTGTAAATGCACTCATGCACCAATCGATGATGGATTCAATCAAGCCTTTCTTAGATTTTCTAAAGGAAATTCAGGCTGATTATATTACTGTCGGAGATGCGGGCGTTTTTTATGTCTTGAAACGAGATGGCTATCCATTCAAAACGATTTACGATGCATCAACCATGGTCACTTCTAGCCGCCAGATCAATTTCTGGGGAAAACAAGCAGGAGCTTCTGAGGCTGTTTTGGCTCGTGAGATTCCATCTGCCGAATTATTCGTAATGGCTGAGAATCTTCAGATTCCAGCAGAAGTATTGGTTTACGGTGCTAGCATTATTCACCATTCAAAACGACCTCTTCTTCAGAACTATTACAACTTCATCAAGACAGAGGACTCTGTGACCAAAGATCGCGATCTGTTCTTAGCAGAACCAGGAGATCCAAATTCTCACTATTCGGTCTACGAAGACAAACATGGAACCCATATCTTCTCAAATAATGACTTGAATATGATGACCAAATTGTCTGAGTTGGTAGAACATGGCTTTGATCATTGGAAACTCGATGGTGTCTACTGTCCGGGTGAAAACTTTGTCAAGATTACAGAGTACTTTGTCAAGGCCCGTGATTTGATTCAAAAAGGAACATTTACACAGGATCAAGCCTATCTGTTTGATGAAGAAATCCGCAAATTGCATCCAGCCAATCGTGGTTTGGATACTGGTTTCTATGATTATGAACCAGATCGTGTAAAATAA
- a CDS encoding peptidase U32 family protein, giving the protein MTNTKKRPEVLVPAGTLEKLKVAVNYGADAVFVGGQAYGLRSRAGNFTMDELREGIEYAHARGVDVHVASNMVTHEGNEQGAGEWFRELRDMGLDAVIVSDPALIEICATYAPGLNIHLSTQASATNVETFHFWKEYGLTRVVLAREVSMEELAEIRKRTDLEIEAFVHGAMCISYSGRCTLSNHMSDRDANRGGCSQSCRWKYDLYDMPFGQERKSIKGQVPEEYSMSAVDMCMIENIPDMIDNGVDSLKIEGRMKSVHYVSTVANCYKAACDAYMESPEAFYAIKDDLINELWKVAQRELATGFYYQTPTENEQLFGARRKIPQYKFVGEVVDFDPSTMTATIRQRNVINEGDQVEFYGPGFRHFECQIQDLHDKDGVKIDRAPNPMELLTITVPQEVKPGDMIRSCQEGLINLYSKDGASKTVRV; this is encoded by the coding sequence ATGACAAATACAAAAAAACGTCCAGAGGTTTTGGTACCTGCTGGAACATTAGAAAAACTAAAAGTTGCCGTTAATTATGGGGCAGACGCTGTGTTCGTTGGTGGACAAGCCTATGGTTTGCGTAGCCGTGCCGGAAACTTCACCATGGATGAGCTTCGTGAAGGAATTGAATATGCTCATGCACGTGGAGTTGATGTACACGTCGCTTCCAACATGGTAACTCATGAAGGAAATGAACAAGGGGCTGGAGAATGGTTCCGTGAATTGCGGGATATGGGCCTTGACGCCGTGATCGTATCAGACCCGGCCTTGATTGAAATCTGTGCAACTTATGCACCTGGACTCAATATTCACTTGTCTACGCAAGCTTCTGCAACCAATGTGGAGACTTTCCATTTTTGGAAAGAATATGGCTTGACCCGTGTCGTCTTGGCCCGCGAGGTATCCATGGAAGAGTTGGCAGAGATTCGTAAGCGTACCGATCTTGAGATCGAAGCCTTCGTTCATGGAGCGATGTGTATTTCCTACTCCGGACGTTGTACCCTTTCTAACCACATGTCTGACCGGGATGCCAACCGTGGTGGCTGTTCTCAATCTTGCCGTTGGAAATACGACCTTTACGACATGCCATTCGGCCAAGAACGTAAGAGTATCAAAGGGCAAGTCCCAGAAGAATACTCTATGTCAGCCGTTGACATGTGTATGATCGAGAATATTCCAGACATGATTGACAATGGGGTTGATAGCTTGAAGATTGAAGGCCGAATGAAATCTGTCCATTACGTATCAACAGTTGCCAACTGTTACAAGGCTGCTTGCGATGCTTATATGGAAAGTCCAGAAGCCTTTTATGCCATCAAGGATGATTTGATCAATGAATTGTGGAAAGTTGCTCAACGTGAATTGGCAACTGGATTCTACTACCAAACACCGACTGAAAATGAACAATTGTTTGGGGCACGTCGTAAGATTCCTCAATACAAATTTGTAGGAGAAGTAGTAGACTTTGATCCATCTACCATGACCGCGACGATTCGTCAACGGAATGTGATCAATGAAGGGGACCAAGTGGAATTCTACGGACCAGGCTTCCGACATTTTGAATGCCAGATCCAAGACTTACATGATAAGGATGGAGTGAAGATTGATCGCGCACCAAATCCGATGGAACTTCTCACGATCACTGTCCCACAAGAAGTGAAACCGGGAGATATGATCCGTTCTTGTCAAGAAGGTTTGATCAATCTCTACTCAAAAGATGGCGCAAGTAAAACTGTTCGAGTATAA
- a CDS encoding MFS transporter — protein MKKTNTKAPAYLLFILSLGYIMAVLDTTGVVLAVPHIETAMSVSLEQSIWIINAYTLALGSLLLLSGNLTTKYGSKRILLFGMTIFTLASFGCSFSPNIETLIILRFIQGFGASLFMPSSLALLFISYPDSTKRARMLGIWTAIISVATGTGSFIGGLIINYFGWRGIFLINIPLGILTVISILLLVKNNIANPKTRIDIFSNIFLVATIGSLVIYLVEGNQYGYTNLNLLLFLLLFLLFAIGLVVHDKKSKAPIVPHQLLKNAKFIVSNLLGLVVNISLYGIVLVLGLYFQTYLNLSSMISGLLILPGMIVLIIGNLFYARAVKRFSVGSLATVSIIFAIVGAAGIFGMGVFFHEIQLYILIPLFSLMSLGIGVLTPATTTILMEAAGQELSGIAGATLNANKQIGGLFGTTIMGIITTNLSHDWNMAIIVAFLVNVIMYIATWLIASRYLYGKE, from the coding sequence ATGAAAAAAACAAATACAAAAGCGCCAGCTTATCTACTTTTTATTCTTTCACTAGGATACATTATGGCGGTCCTAGATACAACCGGAGTGGTTCTTGCTGTTCCCCATATTGAAACAGCTATGAGCGTCTCATTAGAGCAATCCATTTGGATTATTAACGCCTATACACTAGCTTTAGGGTCTTTACTCCTACTTTCAGGAAATCTAACAACAAAATATGGTTCTAAACGAATTTTATTATTTGGAATGACAATTTTTACACTTGCCTCATTTGGGTGCTCTTTTTCACCAAATATTGAAACATTAATTATACTTAGATTCATTCAAGGTTTCGGTGCTTCTTTGTTTATGCCTAGTTCATTAGCACTTTTATTCATTTCATACCCTGATTCTACTAAAAGAGCACGTATGTTAGGAATTTGGACAGCAATTATTTCTGTTGCAACCGGTACTGGTTCTTTTATTGGTGGACTAATTATTAACTACTTCGGATGGAGGGGTATTTTCTTAATCAATATTCCATTGGGAATTTTGACAGTAATTTCTATATTACTTCTCGTGAAAAACAATATTGCCAATCCAAAGACCAGAATTGACATTTTCAGTAATATCTTTCTTGTTGCAACTATCGGAAGTCTAGTTATTTACCTTGTTGAAGGGAATCAATATGGCTATACTAACCTAAATCTTTTATTGTTTCTTCTCCTGTTTTTATTATTTGCTATTGGTTTAGTAGTCCACGATAAAAAAAGTAAAGCACCTATTGTTCCCCACCAACTATTAAAAAATGCTAAGTTTATTGTCTCTAATCTGTTGGGCTTAGTGGTTAATATTTCATTATATGGTATCGTTTTGGTGCTAGGTCTTTATTTTCAAACTTATTTAAACCTCTCCTCAATGATTTCTGGACTCCTCATTCTACCAGGAATGATTGTCTTAATTATTGGTAATTTATTTTATGCACGTGCTGTAAAACGATTTTCCGTGGGGAGCCTAGCTACTGTCTCAATTATTTTTGCCATTGTAGGAGCAGCAGGAATTTTTGGAATGGGAGTCTTTTTTCATGAAATTCAACTATACATCCTAATTCCTTTATTTTCTTTAATGAGTCTAGGTATCGGTGTTTTAACTCCAGCGACTACAACCATTCTTATGGAAGCTGCTGGTCAAGAATTATCTGGAATTGCAGGTGCAACTCTAAACGCTAACAAACAAATTGGTGGACTTTTTGGTACAACAATTATGGGGATTATAACTACTAATTTATCCCATGATTGGAATATGGCCATCATTGTCGCATTTCTTGTTAACGTGATAATGTATATTGCTACTTGGTTAATTGCTAGTCGTTACCTTTATGGAAAAGAATAA
- a CDS encoding winged helix-turn-helix transcriptional regulator produces METCMKQSLKKSICPARRVLNLLKGKFTLEILSEIIDGNIHYSSLLRSVEGINPRILAQRLHDFEQEGILSRKVLPTSPPQVEYKMTKKGIALRSIVEEMKKWEQTYGD; encoded by the coding sequence ATGGAGACTTGCATGAAGCAATCTTTGAAAAAATCAATTTGTCCAGCAAGAAGGGTCTTGAATTTACTAAAAGGTAAATTTACTCTTGAGATCTTATCTGAAATTATTGATGGTAATATACATTATAGTAGTCTTTTGCGTAGTGTAGAAGGTATTAATCCTAGAATATTAGCTCAACGGTTACATGATTTCGAGCAAGAAGGTATTTTATCAAGAAAAGTTTTACCGACATCGCCTCCACAGGTTGAATATAAAATGACAAAAAAAGGTATTGCTCTAAGAAGTATCGTTGAAGAAATGAAAAAATGGGAGCAAACTTATGGTGATTAG
- a CDS encoding YdbC family protein codes for MAEFSFQIEEHLLVLSENDKGWTKELNRVSFNGAPAKYDIRTWSPDHTKMGKGITLTNEEFQVMLDAFKN; via the coding sequence ATGGCAGAATTTTCATTCCAAATCGAAGAACATCTACTGGTCTTGTCAGAAAATGACAAGGGTTGGACCAAGGAATTGAACCGTGTAAGTTTTAACGGTGCTCCAGCTAAGTATGATATCCGGACCTGGAGTCCCGACCATACAAAGATGGGGAAAGGCATTACACTCACGAACGAAGAGTTTCAAGTTATGCTTGATGCATTTAAAAATTAA
- a CDS encoding 5-methyltetrahydropteroyltriglutamate--homocysteine S-methyltransferase, whose amino-acid sequence MTHTHAPYRIDHVGSFLRPAALVQAREDFAAGKISQADLTKVENRAIRDLVEKEIAAGLKSVTDGEFRRAYWHLDFFWGFGGIDHVQAAQGYQFHDETTKADSALVIGKITGANHPFVEHYKFLRDLVADVDGVEPKYTIPAPAQFYFELIRDAEHVEQLNTIYPDFAAVREDIKQAYLQVIQDLYDAGLRTLQVDDCTWGVLVDDNFLTAWGAAQGKSKDEVRRELADLFLTFNNDVYQNVPAGLTVNTHVCRGNFHSTWASSGGYAPIAKELLGEEAVNAYFLEFDTDRAGGFEPLAEVTPGKGVVLGLLTSKSGQLENKDEVIARIKEASQYVPLENLYLSTQCGFASTEEGNILTEEDQWKKIGLIKEIVAEVWGE is encoded by the coding sequence TTGACACATACACATGCACCTTATCGCATAGACCATGTTGGTTCATTTCTTCGTCCAGCCGCTTTGGTTCAGGCTCGTGAAGATTTCGCAGCTGGAAAAATCAGTCAGGCTGACTTAACAAAAGTAGAAAATCGGGCGATTCGTGACTTAGTTGAAAAAGAAATTGCTGCTGGTCTGAAGTCAGTAACGGATGGAGAATTCCGCCGTGCTTATTGGCATTTGGATTTCTTCTGGGGTTTTGGTGGCATTGATCACGTCCAAGCTGCACAAGGCTATCAATTCCATGATGAAACGACCAAGGCGGACTCGGCACTTGTCATTGGAAAAATTACAGGAGCCAATCATCCATTTGTAGAGCATTACAAGTTCTTGCGTGATCTTGTAGCAGATGTAGATGGTGTAGAACCTAAATATACCATTCCAGCGCCTGCGCAATTCTATTTTGAATTGATCCGTGATGCAGAACATGTAGAGCAATTGAATACCATCTATCCTGATTTTGCGGCTGTTCGTGAAGACATCAAGCAAGCCTATCTTCAAGTGATTCAAGATTTGTATGATGCAGGACTTCGGACACTTCAGGTAGATGATTGCACGTGGGGTGTCTTGGTAGACGATAATTTCTTGACGGCTTGGGGTGCAGCTCAAGGCAAGTCAAAAGATGAGGTTCGCCGGGAACTCGCTGATCTCTTCTTGACCTTTAACAACGATGTCTACCAAAATGTTCCAGCTGGTTTGACCGTCAATACACACGTTTGTCGTGGGAACTTCCATTCCACCTGGGCTTCATCAGGTGGCTATGCACCGATTGCCAAAGAACTCCTTGGAGAAGAAGCGGTCAATGCGTACTTCCTTGAGTTTGACACCGATCGTGCTGGTGGTTTTGAACCACTTGCAGAAGTGACCCCTGGAAAAGGAGTGGTGTTAGGCCTCTTGACATCTAAGAGTGGTCAACTGGAGAACAAGGATGAAGTCATCGCTCGTATTAAAGAAGCAAGTCAGTATGTACCGTTGGAAAATCTTTACCTGTCTACTCAGTGTGGCTTTGCTTCGACAGAAGAAGGAAACATTTTGACAGAAGAAGACCAATGGAAAAAAATCGGTTTGATTAAGGAAATTGTCGCTGAAGTTTGGGGCGAATAA
- a CDS encoding cyclase family protein — MSDLLSIYKELQAKKWVDLSHQINAESPHFPALPALQQEDLFTLKDGFHVQKFTVVGQYGTHIDAPIHFVEGGRWLDEIDLKDLLLPLYVIDKSKEVAANPNFILSKQDILDFEAEHGQIAEGAFVAFRSDWSKRWPDQDAMRNLDENGVQQSPGWSREALEFLIHERHVKAVGHETFDTDAGIPAAEHGLVNEYYLLEQNIYQVEVLNQLDQVPAVGALISIAFPHWDKATGSPVRAIAILP, encoded by the coding sequence ATGTCAGATTTACTAAGTATTTATAAAGAATTGCAAGCTAAAAAATGGGTGGACTTGAGTCACCAGATCAATGCGGAAAGTCCACACTTCCCAGCCCTTCCTGCATTGCAACAAGAAGATCTTTTTACATTAAAAGATGGTTTCCATGTTCAAAAATTTACAGTGGTTGGTCAATACGGAACGCATATTGATGCACCGATTCACTTTGTAGAAGGTGGTCGTTGGTTGGATGAGATTGACCTCAAAGATCTCCTCTTGCCACTCTATGTTATCGACAAGTCTAAAGAAGTTGCAGCCAATCCAAACTTTATCTTGAGCAAACAAGATATCTTAGACTTTGAGGCAGAGCATGGACAAATTGCTGAGGGTGCTTTTGTTGCCTTCCGTAGTGATTGGTCAAAACGTTGGCCAGATCAAGATGCTATGCGCAATCTTGATGAAAATGGGGTTCAACAAAGTCCAGGATGGAGCCGTGAAGCCTTGGAATTCTTGATTCATGAACGCCATGTCAAGGCTGTGGGTCATGAAACCTTTGATACCGATGCAGGTATTCCAGCAGCAGAGCATGGTTTGGTCAATGAATACTACCTCTTGGAACAAAATATCTACCAAGTTGAAGTCTTGAACCAATTGGACCAAGTTCCAGCTGTAGGTGCTTTGATTTCGATTGCTTTCCCTCACTGGGACAAGGCAACTGGTTCACCTGTCCGTGCCATTGCCATCTTACCATAA
- a CDS encoding Gamma-glutamyltranspeptidase has protein sequence MKKMNLSRLVKVFFIVFLPLLFIVLSQSDMVKAGDVSNNISSLTVSSEEITDGGQTTVKFTFDEHAQKIQPGDTLKVNWTSSGTVFGVGFKKTIPLSIDGTYVGDMVITDGSATVTFNEAIKNLQNIRGWGEFEIEGHNDTATDKEHVGKFTIISGARKVELNVKKMATGVNSAPFYLKAGDMHANDPEHILWTLTINAMNLDVDGDVRVEDDIQGGHSLVKDSFSITTTGNKPGYYGGSTAIDDFLAAFPGSTFTVDAAGKITVTIPQSEINKTGVLIFYQTKVENENQKNFLNNTKVWYHVKGEQAVVAKEVNASVANINANGGVDGDMTSTTTTTSTTTTTTTSTTTTTQEPTTTTTTTQEPTTTTTTTQEPTTTTTTTQEPTTTTTTTQEPTTTTTTVTTTVEPKTTSTTTDEPKTTSTTTEEPKTTVTTTDEPKNTPTTTPEEPENHNGSEEDTTTTTTTTVEPKTSSSTTENPNKPDHSGTTTTPSAPGSNGGNNGGGRKTLLPNTGEVVASGLVFSGILVLVGAVGIKRKLTRQ, from the coding sequence ATGAAAAAAATGAATCTAAGTAGACTTGTCAAAGTCTTCTTTATTGTATTTTTACCATTATTATTCATCGTATTATCGCAATCTGATATGGTAAAAGCTGGCGATGTCAGCAACAATATTAGCTCACTTACTGTTTCATCAGAAGAAATCACAGATGGTGGACAAACAACTGTTAAGTTTACATTTGATGAGCATGCACAAAAGATTCAACCGGGGGATACATTAAAAGTTAATTGGACTAGTTCTGGAACAGTCTTTGGGGTAGGATTTAAAAAGACTATTCCACTAAGTATTGACGGAACTTACGTTGGAGACATGGTCATTACAGATGGATCTGCGACAGTTACTTTCAATGAAGCTATCAAAAACCTTCAAAACATTCGCGGTTGGGGTGAGTTTGAGATTGAGGGTCATAATGATACAGCAACCGATAAGGAGCATGTTGGAAAATTCACTATTATTAGTGGAGCTAGAAAAGTAGAATTAAACGTTAAGAAAATGGCTACTGGTGTTAACAGCGCTCCATTCTATCTCAAAGCGGGTGATATGCACGCGAATGATCCTGAACATATTCTTTGGACACTAACCATTAATGCAATGAACTTAGATGTAGATGGTGATGTTCGTGTTGAAGATGACATCCAAGGTGGTCATTCACTTGTAAAAGATAGTTTTAGTATTACTACTACAGGTAACAAACCAGGATATTACGGTGGCTCAACTGCTATCGACGATTTCTTAGCAGCCTTTCCTGGATCAACATTCACAGTTGATGCTGCAGGAAAAATTACAGTTACGATTCCTCAAAGTGAAATTAATAAGACTGGTGTCCTGATCTTTTACCAGACTAAAGTAGAGAATGAAAATCAAAAGAATTTCTTAAACAATACTAAGGTTTGGTATCACGTTAAAGGTGAGCAAGCCGTTGTTGCAAAGGAAGTAAATGCATCTGTTGCAAATATTAATGCAAACGGTGGAGTGGACGGCGATATGACATCAACCACTACAACAACCTCTACAACAACTACCACTACAACCTCTACAACAACTACAACTCAAGAGCCTACAACTACAACTACTACGACTCAAGAACCGACTACCACAACTACTACGACTCAAGAGCCTACTACCACAACCACTACGACTCAAGAGCCTACTACCACAACTACTACGACTCAAGAGCCGACTACCACAACTACTACGGTAACAACTACTGTTGAACCTAAGACTACTTCAACTACAACTGATGAACCTAAGACTACTTCAACTACAACTGAGGAGCCTAAGACCACAGTAACGACTACCGATGAACCTAAGAATACTCCAACTACAACACCAGAAGAACCAGAAAACCACAATGGTAGTGAGGAAGACACAACAACCACTACGACTACAACTGTAGAACCTAAGACTTCTTCATCTACAACAGAAAATCCAAATAAACCTGATCATTCTGGTACTACAACGACACCAAGTGCGCCAGGTTCAAATGGTGGAAACAATGGGGGAGGTCGCAAAACACTTCTTCCAAATACAGGTGAAGTTGTGGCTTCTGGACTCGTCTTCTCTGGAATTCTTGTCTTAGTAGGTGCTGTTGGAATCAAACGGAAATTGACTCGTCAATAA
- the gorA gene encoding glutathione-disulfide reductase, whose product MKEFDIISIGGGSGGIATMNRAGEHGARAAVIEEKQLGGTCVNRGCVPKKIMWYGAQIAEAIRDYGPDYGFTSEQTKFDFATLRKNREAYIDRSRNSYDGSFKRNGVERIEGRARFVDAHTVEVNGETIKAKHIVIATGAHPFIPSVPGAEFGETSDDVFAWEELPTSVAIIGAGYIAVELAGVLHHLGVQTDLFIRKDRVLRSFDSYIVDGLMEEMEKQNLPLHKHKVPMKLEKLEDGRVKIYFEDMTSHVADHVIWATGRKPNVQDLNLEAAGVTLNEKGFIAVDDYQNTVVPGIYALGDVTGEKELTPVAIKAGRTLSERLFNGKVNAKMDYTNIPTVVFSHPAIGTVGLTEEKAQQTYGKENIKVYTSQFASMYTAVTQHRQQAKFKLITAGPEERVVGLHGLGYGVDEMIQGFAVAIKMGATKADFDATVAIHPTGSEEFVTMR is encoded by the coding sequence ATGAAAGAATTTGATATTATTTCAATCGGTGGAGGTAGTGGAGGAATCGCTACGATGAACCGGGCTGGGGAGCACGGAGCTCGCGCTGCCGTCATTGAAGAAAAACAATTGGGGGGCACCTGTGTCAACAGAGGATGTGTGCCTAAAAAAATCATGTGGTATGGTGCACAAATTGCAGAAGCTATTCGCGATTATGGACCAGACTATGGATTTACTTCTGAACAGACAAAATTTGATTTTGCAACCTTAAGAAAAAATCGCGAAGCCTATATTGACCGTTCCCGTAATTCCTATGATGGCAGTTTCAAACGCAATGGGGTTGAACGAATTGAAGGACGTGCCCGTTTTGTGGATGCTCATACGGTTGAGGTAAATGGAGAAACCATTAAGGCCAAGCATATCGTAATTGCGACCGGTGCCCATCCTTTTATACCTTCTGTTCCTGGAGCCGAATTTGGCGAAACTTCTGACGATGTCTTTGCTTGGGAAGAACTCCCTACATCTGTTGCCATTATTGGAGCTGGCTACATCGCAGTGGAACTAGCCGGTGTGCTTCACCATTTAGGAGTCCAAACAGACCTCTTCATCCGAAAAGATCGGGTTTTACGTAGTTTTGATTCCTACATTGTCGATGGCTTAATGGAAGAAATGGAAAAACAAAACCTTCCGCTTCACAAACATAAGGTTCCCATGAAGCTTGAAAAATTAGAAGATGGTCGTGTGAAGATTTATTTTGAGGATATGACCAGCCACGTGGCAGATCATGTTATCTGGGCAACAGGACGCAAACCAAACGTCCAAGATCTCAATCTAGAAGCTGCAGGTGTTACTTTAAATGAAAAGGGCTTTATCGCAGTGGATGATTACCAAAACACTGTTGTACCAGGCATCTATGCTCTTGGGGATGTCACAGGAGAAAAAGAGTTGACTCCTGTCGCTATTAAAGCTGGACGCACTCTTTCTGAACGACTATTCAATGGAAAAGTCAATGCCAAAATGGATTATACAAACATCCCGACCGTTGTCTTTTCTCACCCCGCTATCGGAACTGTTGGTTTAACGGAGGAAAAAGCCCAGCAAACTTATGGTAAAGAGAATATCAAAGTCTATACTTCTCAATTTGCTTCTATGTACACTGCTGTTACCCAACACCGCCAGCAAGCAAAATTCAAACTCATCACTGCTGGTCCCGAAGAAAGGGTCGTTGGCCTTCATGGTCTTGGCTACGGAGTCGATGAAATGATCCAAGGATTTGCAGTTGCTATCAAGATGGGAGCGACAAAAGCCGATTTCGATGCAACTGTCGCCATTCACCCAACCGGATCCGAAGAATTTGTGACGATGAGATAA
- a CDS encoding efflux RND transporter periplasmic adaptor subunit yields MKKLKKWQLFAAAGAAIAVIGTGSVMVFSHPTTPDQAITKETPMVQTVKDGSIASSVLLTGKVTANQEQYVYFDGTKGDLQSILVNVGDQVTAGQPIVQYSSTEAQTAYDAAVRAVNKADRQLNDLLTNGVTIDTTGDEEADAKSASQTQRTVDSQASDLRDAKSDAVDNMNKAKALLDATTVRSNTDGTVVEVNKDVSKSTTGTNQTLVHIVSNGNLQVKGELSEYNLANISEGQEVVLTSKVYPDKTWTGKISYVANYPTDAGQAGANAAGGTQGSGGAKYPFTVDITSEIGELKQGFSVNIEVKSSTQHPLVPVTSVMADGDTSYVWTVENGKAKKVKVTLGNADAENQEILSGLKKDAQVIVNPNEKLEDGKEIGKYDKID; encoded by the coding sequence ATGAAGAAATTAAAAAAATGGCAACTATTTGCAGCTGCAGGTGCAGCTATTGCGGTGATTGGAACAGGAAGTGTGATGGTGTTTTCGCACCCAACTACACCTGATCAGGCAATCACGAAAGAAACTCCAATGGTGCAAACGGTCAAGGATGGATCGATCGCTTCTTCAGTCTTGTTAACTGGGAAAGTCACTGCCAACCAGGAACAGTATGTCTATTTTGATGGAACCAAAGGGGATTTGCAGTCGATTTTGGTCAATGTAGGAGATCAAGTGACGGCCGGTCAGCCAATTGTTCAGTATAGCAGTACAGAGGCCCAAACCGCTTATGATGCAGCCGTTCGTGCTGTCAATAAGGCAGATCGTCAGTTAAATGACTTACTGACAAATGGTGTGACCATTGATACGACAGGCGATGAAGAAGCAGATGCCAAATCAGCTTCGCAGACCCAGCGAACAGTCGATTCTCAAGCTAGCGATTTACGAGATGCTAAGTCGGATGCGGTCGATAATATGAACAAGGCTAAGGCTCTTCTGGATGCGACAACAGTTAGGAGTAATACAGATGGTACCGTGGTCGAAGTCAATAAAGATGTTTCAAAATCGACTACAGGGACCAACCAAACTCTGGTTCACATTGTGAGCAACGGGAATTTACAAGTCAAAGGGGAGTTGTCTGAATACAATTTGGCCAATATCTCTGAAGGTCAGGAAGTGGTCCTCACTTCCAAGGTTTATCCGGATAAAACCTGGACAGGAAAGATTTCTTATGTAGCCAACTATCCGACCGACGCGGGTCAAGCAGGTGCCAATGCGGCAGGTGGGACACAAGGAAGCGGTGGAGCCAAGTACCCATTCACAGTGGATATTACCAGTGAGATTGGGGAACTCAAACAAGGCTTTTCTGTCAATATTGAAGTCAAAAGTTCTACTCAACATCCCCTTGTTCCCGTGACAAGTGTCATGGCTGATGGGGATACGAGTTATGTATGGACGGTCGAAAATGGCAAGGCTAAGAAAGTAAAAGTGACGCTTGGTAACGCCGATGCTGAAAACCAGGAAATCTTGTCAGGCTTGAAGAAAGATGCTCAAGTTATTGTGAATCCTAATGAGAAACTGGAAGATGGAAAAGAGATCGGAAAATATGACAAAATTGATTGA